From Sphingopyxis sp. USTB-05, the proteins below share one genomic window:
- a CDS encoding WecB/TagA/CpsF family glycosyltransferase has protein sequence MDIAFTRKTMASVLKMLVERQEDAPFAYVVTPNVDHVVRLQRVRSDLWPVYRSAWATLCDSKILAILARGMGVVLPVIPGSDLTQQIFEQAIRPADKVAIIGGNAELVAGIADRYGLQNVHHYDPPMGFIKDPAEVAQAVRFVVETRARYCFLAVGSPQQEILAYRVKQAGGACGIGFCVGASLDFLTGVQKRAPRFMRVLAIEWLHRLLSDPARMWRRYLYDGPGIFQIARDWKRDARP, from the coding sequence ATGGACATCGCTTTCACGCGCAAGACGATGGCTTCCGTGCTGAAAATGCTGGTCGAGCGGCAAGAGGATGCCCCGTTCGCCTATGTGGTGACGCCCAATGTCGATCATGTTGTCCGCTTGCAGCGTGTCCGGTCGGACTTGTGGCCGGTTTACCGGTCGGCGTGGGCGACGTTGTGCGACAGCAAGATCCTTGCGATCCTTGCCCGCGGGATGGGGGTCGTGTTGCCGGTGATTCCGGGCAGCGACCTGACCCAGCAGATTTTCGAGCAGGCGATCAGGCCTGCGGACAAGGTTGCGATCATCGGCGGCAACGCCGAACTCGTAGCGGGTATCGCCGACCGCTATGGGCTGCAGAATGTCCATCACTATGATCCGCCGATGGGGTTCATCAAGGATCCCGCGGAAGTGGCTCAGGCCGTCAGGTTCGTCGTCGAAACGCGCGCGCGCTATTGTTTCCTGGCTGTCGGATCGCCGCAGCAGGAAATATTGGCTTATCGGGTGAAGCAAGCAGGCGGCGCGTGCGGCATCGGTTTTTGCGTCGGCGCAAGCCTCGATTTCCTGACCGGCGTCCAAAAGCGCGCGCCGCGGTTCATGCGTGTCCTGGCAATCGAGTGGCTCCACCGGCTGTTGTCGGATCCGGCCCGCATGTGGCGCAGATATCTATATGACGGCCCGGGCATCTTCCAGATCGCGCGCGACTGGAAACGCGATGCGCGGCCGTGA
- a CDS encoding polysaccharide biosynthesis/export family protein, protein MFVWGEERMQRAVRVQPDGTFSFPLAGTVQATGRNVSDIAAEIRERISVNYRTSVPDVTVSVREATGMRFYVVGKVRTPGSFTSGTPVNILQALSVAGGTAEFADIKNAVILRQTPNGQVVEPVKLSTILKGGRAMNAGVLSSPLPMLLSGDVLVIP, encoded by the coding sequence GTGTTCGTCTGGGGCGAAGAACGGATGCAGCGCGCCGTGCGCGTGCAGCCGGATGGCACTTTTTCCTTTCCGCTCGCCGGCACCGTGCAGGCCACAGGCCGCAACGTGTCCGACATCGCCGCTGAAATCCGCGAACGCATTTCGGTCAACTATCGCACATCGGTCCCCGATGTAACGGTATCGGTCCGCGAAGCGACCGGCATGCGCTTTTATGTAGTCGGCAAGGTTCGGACGCCCGGAAGCTTCACGAGCGGCACACCCGTCAACATTCTTCAGGCGCTCAGCGTCGCGGGCGGCACAGCCGAGTTCGCAGACATCAAGAACGCCGTGATCCTGCGCCAGACGCCGAATGGCCAAGTCGTGGAACCGGTCAAGCTCTCTACTATTCTCAAGGGCGGCCGCGCGATGAACGCCGGCGTATTGAGCAGCCCGCTACCCATGCTTCTGAGCGGCGATGTTCTCGTTATCCCTTGA